GTGACCACGACTTCGCTTTCGGGATCGACGTCCACGCCCCAACGGCGCTCGTAGTAGTTGGCCTGGGCCTTGCGCAGGCCAGGGATGCCCTTCGACTGCGAGTAACCGTGCGCGTCAGGGTTCTGTGCGACCTCGCACAGCTTGTCGATCACGTGCTGCGGAGGCGGCAGGTCGGGGTTGCCCATGCCGAGGTCGATGATGTCCCTGCCGCTTGCGCGTGCTGCGGCCCGCATCGCATTGACTTCGGCGATGACGTAGGGCGGCAGGCGCTTGATGCGGTAGAAATCGGTTTCCATGACCTCGTTTATCCATTGGTTTTGACGAAACGCCGCGGCCATCTGGCGCGCGGCGCTGTAATATTGGCGGAATAGGACACTCAGCGCAATCGCGATGGCGATGTCGGAGCGCAATCTTGGCCCAGACCTCCCGTGGGCCTTCCCAATCGAAAGGTCTGCGTCCTATGACCGTCACCATGGCTCAAACCGACGATTCTACCCCATCGGCCGGCGACATGTTCACCGAAATGCTCCGTATCCAGGGGGAAACAGCCCGGCAGATGATTCAGGCTTTCCTTCCCGAAGCCGCCAGTGCGGTTCCGGCGGACAGCGAGATTCGCGACTGGGGCGAGTCCGCGCAGAAGCTGCAGGCGATGTGGCTGCAGTTCCACGAGCAACAGGCGAGCGCCGCTTTCGGACCGGACATGCCGGTTCCGCTGTTCATCGACCCCGCCGAATGGATGGGCCTCATGCAGGGGTGGTACCAGCAGATGCCGCTGCTCGACCCACGGCGGCAGGAGAAGCTGTTCCTCGACGGCATGGCGCTGTGGGAGGATGTGCTGGCGCAGTATGGGCTCGGACCCAAGGGGGAGGGGCATCCCTCTGCCGAGCCGCATCTACCGCGTACCGACAAGCGCTTCGCCGACGAGGCTTGGCGCGAACAGCCGGTCTTCGCGTTGATCCACCAGACCTACCTGCTGCTCGCCGAGCGAGTGCTCGAGGCAGTCGATGCGGTCGAAGGGCTTTCGGAGCAGGAGCGCGAACAGCTGCGCTTCGCCACCCGCAACGTGCTCGACGCGATGAGCCCGTCGAACTTCCCGCTGATGAATCCGGTCGTGCTCGAGCGCACGATCGAGACGCACGGCGAAAACCTCACCAAGGGCATGGAACGCCTGGCCCGCGACATCGAACGGGGCCAACTGACCCACACTGACGGGGCCCAGTTCCATCTCGGCGAGAACATCGCCTGCACGCCCGGCAAGGTCGTGCACGAGTCCGAGTTGTTCCAGCTGATCCAGTACTCGCCGACGACCGAAGAGGTACTGGCCGCGCCGCTGGTGATCTTCCCTCCGTGGATCAACCGGTTCTACATCCTCGATCTCAATCCCAAGAAGAGCTTCGTCAAATGGGCGGTCGAGCAGGGTCTGACCGTGTTCATGGTCAGCTGGCGCTCGGCCGATGAAAGCCTCGCCGACATCACCTGGGACGACTACGTTCGCGCGCAGATCGAAGCGATCGACGTTATTCGCGAGCGGCTCGGCGTGCCGGGGGTGCATGCGATCGGCTATTGCGTCGCGGGCACGACTCTGGCGGCGACCCTCTCGATCCTGGCCCAGCGCGGGCAGGAGGACAAAGTGGCGAGCGCGACCTTCCTGACCGCCCAGGTCGATTTCGAGCGCGCCGGCGACCTCAAGCTGTTCGTTGACGACACCCAGCTCGACTTGATCCGCCAGGCAAGCAAGGGCGGCTATCTCGACGGACGCTACATGGCCGCGACCTTCAACCTGCTGCGCGGCACCGACCTCATCTGGAACTACGTGGTCAACCACTACCTGCTGGGGGAGGACTATCCGGCCTTCGACCTGCTGTACTGGAACGGGGACGTCACCAACTTGCCCGCCAAGTGGCACGAAGCCTATCTGCGCGATTGCTACCGCGACAACCTGTTGGTCGAACCCGGCGCGCTGGAGGCCGACGGCACCCCGATCGACCTGAGGTTGATCAAGACGCCCGCTTACGTCCAGGCCGGACGCGAGGATCACATCGCTCCGCCGGAGAGCGTGTTTCGTTTGCACGACTACCTCTCGGGCCCGGTGCGCTTCGTGCTGGCAGGCAGCGGGCATATCGCAGGCGTCGTCAATCCTCCCTCGGCCGGGAAGTACCAGTACTGGACCGGCGACCTGGCGGACTCGCTCGAGGCTTTCGTCGAGGGCGCGACCGAGCATCCCGGTAGCTGGTGGACCGACTGGCTTGCTTGGCTGGAACAGCAGGGCGACGCCAAGGTCCCGGCCAAGGGCAAGCGCGCGCCGGGCGGCAAGGGCGACAAGGTGATCGAGGACGCGCCTGGTCGGTACGTGGCGCAGCGTTAGCCATGGATCCTCCCCGAGCTTGTCTCGGGGAGGGGGACCGTCCGCGAAGCGGATGGTGGAGGGGTGTTGCGTTCGACCGCCTACCCCTCCGTCACGCGCTTTCAGCGCGCGCCACCTCCCCGAGCAAGCTCGGGGAGGAGCTGGACTTTCCCGACGATCCCACCCCCAAACTGTCATTTTTGTGCAATGCACAAAAACCCATTGACACCATTCGCACTCGCACTTATTTGTGCAATGCAGCAATCAAATGCCGCACTTGCGTAGCGAGGAAGACGAATGGCCGACTCCCCCGACGAAGCCGCCAAGAGCGCCGAGAAAGCCTATGAGGCTGCGGCTGCCGAGGTGAAGCCCGTCGAAGTGGCGAAAGCCCCGGTTGAGGCGGCTCCCAAGCCAACTCCTGCGCCGGTTGAACTCAAGTCGGTGGAAGCGAAAGAGATCGCGGCCCCGAAGAAACCGACCCCAGCCAAACCGGCTGTGGCGCCGGTGAAGATCAAGAAGACCGCTCCAAAGCGGCTGACAGCAGATGCAAAAGCCAAGGCGGCAAAGCGCGCGGTGCGCGTCGCCAAGGCAGCGGCCGCTCCGGCGCCCGTGAAGGTACTCAAACCGAAACCAACAGTTACGGAATTGAAGGAAAAAATCATGGCGACTGCCAAGACCCCCGACTTTGCCAAGCCGTTCGCCGATGCGTTCGGTGAGATCCAGACCAAGGCCCAGGCTGCTTACGAAAAGAGCGGCGAAGCGGTGGCCGAACTGACCGAATTCACCAAGGGCAACGTCGAGGCGATCGTCGAGAGCTCGAAGATCCTCGCCACCGGTGCCCAGACCCTCGGCAAGACCTACGTGGAAGAAGCCAAGTCGGCTTACGAAACCGCGACCGCCGACGTTAAGGAACTGGCCGCGGTCAAGAGCCCGACCGAACTGTTCCAGCTGCAGAGCAAGATCCTGCGCCGCAACTTCGAAGCGTTCGTGGCCACCGGGTCGAAGAACACCGAAGCGGTGCTCAAGCTTTCCAAGGACTCTTTCGCTCCGCTTTCGGGCCGTGTGAACCTGGCTGCTGAAAAGCTCGCCAAGGTCGCCTGAGCGAACTCTAAGTCGCCGCGCTCTCCTCTCCCCGCGGCGAGACGACGGACCGGGTGACGCCAGTCATCCGGTCCGTTTTACATTCCGCCCCATTCCAGGTCGCCACTTTGGCGAATTTAACGGCGCATCTTGCAGGGTCGCCGCGCGATACGATATTGCAGCCTTATGCACCGGACTCGTCAGACCTTCTCCCTTCAAGGGCCGCCCTTGCGCGAAATCGTGCGCGCCGCCGGCCAGGACGACGATCCGTTCGGGGGCGATGGGGACGGCCAGATCGGCGTCGCCACCCGTACCCGCGCCAAATCGAAGAAGCCCAGCCAGTACAAAGTTCTGATGCTGAACGACGATTACACGCCGATGGAATTCGTCGTCATGGTGCTCAAGCGGTTCTTCCGCATGGACCTGGAACAGGCCACGCGCGTCATGCTCCACGTTCACCAGCGGGGTGTCGGCGTATGCGGCGTCTATCCCTACGAAGTGGCCGAAACCAAAGTCACGCAGGTCATGGATTTCGCCCGCCAGAACCAGCATCCGCTCCAGTGCACGCTGGAAAAGGCCTAGTTGCTTCCTGCGCCTCGGCCGCTGGTCGAAATAACGGGCATGACCTGAGGCGAACGCCGGGCTATAGGCCGCCCCAACTTCCGCCTCATAAGCGATTGCCCCCAGGTTGACTTTCTTCACCGCGATCGACCGATACGTATTCCGGCTGGTGCTCATGCCGATGATCGGCGTGTTCCTGCTCGCCGCGTCGCTGCTCATGCTCGAGAAGATGCTGCGGCTGATGGAATTCGTGTCCAGCGAAGGCGGCCCCGTGCGTGTGGTCTTCAAGATGCTGGTCAATCTGGTTCCCGAATACGCTGGCCTCGCGATTCCGCTGGGGCTCATGCTCGGCATCCTGTTCGCCTTCCGCAAGCTCGCCACGACGAGCGAACTCGACGTGCTTCGCGCCGTGGGCTGGAGCTATACCCGGCTGTTGCGGGTGCCTTACCTGATTACGCTGCTGCTGATGGCCGTCAATTTCGTCATCGTGGGCTATCTGCAGCCGCTGGCTCGCTACAGCTACGCGCAGATGGAATTCGAACTCCGTTCCGGCGCGCTCGGCGCGGCGATCAAGGTGGGAGAGTTCACTGCGATCGAGGATCGCGTGGCGCTGCGGATCGAGGAAAGTCAGGACGACGGACGCCGGCTCATGGGCATCTTCGCTCGCGTTGCCGACGACAAGGGCCAGGTCCTGTCGATCTCGGCACGCGAAGGGCGCTTCCTCGCCAATCGCGAGAACCGCAACACGATCATCTTCCGGCTCGAGGATGGTACGATCATCCAGGACATTCCAGGGAAGTCGCCCCGGGTCCTCAGCTTTACCCAGCACGACTTGCCGATCGACCTCCCGGCCATCGAGCGTTTCCGCGCGCGGGGTGACGAGAACCGGGAGTACCTGCTCCCCGAACTCATGCACATCGGGTGGAGCGATCAATCCACGTCGGTCCAACGGGCAGGCGGGCAAGCGAACTTCAACTACCGCCTGGTCGAAGTCATCATGATGCTGATGCTGCCGCTCATGGCCGTCGCGCTGGCGATTCCGCCCAAGCGCTCGACCTCGGCCCTGGGCGTGTTCGTGTCGATCGTGTTGGTGGTGGCCTATCACAAGGTCAACCAATACGGCGCGTCGGTCGCGGAGCTGGGCAGGGTCAATCCCTTGCTGGCCCTGTGGGGTCCGTTCGTTCTGTTCGGCGGGCTGATCGGGTGGATGTACTATCGTGTCGCCTTCGTGCCCGGTGGCCAAGCCATCGGTGCGCTGGAGGCAGCCTATGCCAAGCTGGCGCGGCGCATCAGGGATCTGCTGAAACGACGCGAACGCCTACGCGAGGCGCGCGAGCAAGCCGCGGCGCTTGGTGAGGAGCCTGCGCGTGCAGTTTGACTTCTTTCCGTCGAAGACCCTGACCTGGTATCTCGGCAAGACCTTCCTCGTTCGCATCCTGGCCGTGCTGATCATGCTCGTCCTGGTGCTGATGATGCTCGACCTGCTCAGCAACACGGCCAAGATCCTCGCCTACCAGGGCAACGGCCAGGCAGAGGTGCTGAAGTACGTCGGCCTGCGCGTCCCGCAGCTGATTGCGCGGTTCCTGCCCTATTCGGTCCTGCTGGCGACGATCCTCACGCTCGCGACCTTCAATCAGAACAGCGAGGTCATCGCCATGAAGGCGGCCGGCCTTTCGGCACACCAGATTCTGGCACCGCTGATCCTGGTGGCGCTGGGCATTGCCGTGATCTCGTTCGGGTTCAACGAGCGGGTGGTGACGCGAGCAAGCGCGACGCTCAAGGCCTGGGAAGCCAACGACTACGGGCCGGTACCGGACGATCCGACTCTGCGGGCCAACATCTACCTGAATGACGGCAACGACGTCCTGCTGGCCTCATCGATAAGCGGCACCGGCAAGGACACGGTCATGCAAGGCGTGTCGTTCTACGAGCGCGACGACTCTGGCATGATCGTGCGGCAACTCCGCGCGCCTGTCGGCAAGTTCGCCGATCCGGGCTGGCGGCTGGAAGGCGTGCGCCAGTTCGATGTTGATACCGCCGAAGCGCGCGATCTTGCCGAACCGGTAGTCGTGGCGCCGGGCATTACGCTCGCTCAGATAGCGCAGCGCAAGGTCGATCCCGATGCCGAGTCGGTCATGGAGCTCAGGCGTTCGATCCAGGCACTCGACAGCGCCGGCCGACGCACGGCAGAGCTAAAGGGCAAATGGTGGCACAAGTTTTCGGGCCCCTTGTCGTCGGTGCTCATGCCCCTGCTGGGCGCCGTGGCCGGATTCGGGCTCGCCCGTTCGGGTCACCTGCTGGCACGTGCCATAATTGGCATGGCGCTGGGGTTCGCGTTCTTCGTGGTCGATAACGCGGCACTGGCCATGGGCAGTTTTGGCGGCTATCCGCCCCTTCTAGCGGCCTGGGCTCCGTTCGTGCTGTTCTTCCTTCTGGGGGAGACGGTGCTGATACGAACGGAAGAATAGAGGGGGCTCTGCCTCACTCGCCGCTTGCGCTGCCACATTTTTGCCATTATTTGAGGCGCCGCTCGCGCGCTGCGAGTTTCTGTGGGGCCTGTCCCCCTCTAGGAGAAACTGAGATGAAGAAGATTGCTCTGGCTGCCTTCTCGGCCACCGCCCTGCTCGCCCTGTCGGCCTGCGGCGACAGCTCGGCCCCGGCTGAAGAAGCCACCACCGAAGCGACCGACGCTGCCGCTGTTGAGCCGGTTGCGACCGACACCGCCGCTGTTGACGCTGCTGCTGCTGAAGCCACCGACGCTGCTGCCGCTGCTACGGACGCTGCTGCTGCCGCGACCGACGCTGCTGCCGCTGCTACTGACGCGGCCGCTGCTGCTAAGTAATTAGCTTTCGCGGGGGCCGGTGGGAAACCCCGGCCTTACGTGAAAAGAGGGGCGCGCAAGCTTGGCTTGCGCGCCCTTTCTTTATGCCTGCAATTGGCGGCCCGTTTTAGCGGAGATCAGGCGGCTTCGGCTCGCTTGGGTGAGCCCCGGTCGCCGCCTCTGACCATGGTGCTGCGGGCGATACGAGCCACCAGCACGAACATGCCCGGATGATTGGCCCCGGCGTAAGTCGAATCCGTGCCGAACCGCTCCTTCAGCCGTCGATGAGCCTCGCCCAGCGAGTGGTACGGTAGGCTCGGCAGCAAGTGGTGCAGCGCGTGGTAGCGCAGTCCCACCGGCGCCCAGAGCACGGCCAGCGGCGAGGGCGGCGGGACGTTGACCGAGTCGAGGTACTGAGCGGTCACGCTCATCGCTTCGCCTTCGTTCTCCCACAAGTGGGCCACGAGCGTGCGCAGCTGGTTGAACACCGCCACGCCGGAAAGCACGATCAGCGCGATCGCCAGCGGCCTCCAGCCAAAGGCAAACACGGTGGCGATCAGCGCGATGGCCCACACAGAGGCGCCAAGTTCCTGCCAGAACACCTGCCGAGCGAACTCGCCTTCGGCAGGGCGACGGCGGAAGTCGGGATTGATCGAGAGTGCAGAGAACTTTTCCCACACGAGCTTGCGCACCGGCGGAATGATCGCACCCAGCGGCACGAGGATTGCCGAGCGGATCAGGAACGCCACCGGCGCCAGCAGGGCGACGAAGATGAACAGCGGCAGCGACCACGGCTTCATCAGCGCCAGCGGTAGATACTCGGGATCTTCCGCCGTGCCGTAGCGGGTGCGTGCGTGGTGCAGCGTGTGGACATTCTCGTACATCAGCGAGGGCGTGAGCAGCGGAATGCCCACGACCAGATTCCACGCCAGGCGGAAGCCCGGTAGCGCGTTGCGGTGAATGTGCGTCAGCTCGTGAATGAACAGCAGCGCGCGATAGAGTGCGAGGATCGAGACAATCCCGGACACGACTGCGAGCGCCGTATTGTCGATCAGGATCGCCCCGGCCAGCGCGGCATAGCCGAGCGCCGCCGAAATCAGCATGTCGGGCCAATAGATATCGGGCCGCGCCGTGCCGATGTCGCGCGTCACTTCTGCCGCGGTGCGCAGCAGTACCATGTCGTCGGCCTTGCCTGTGGTTTTCGCGCGCGCAGAGGGTTGCGCAGGAGCGTCACCGGGGCCGGTCATAGAGTCATGGGCATTCATGCAAGTTATCCAAAAACGGGCGTTCGCCTGGTCATCGCGTAAGCATAAGGCCGCGGTGCGGCTTTCTTCACGGGTCCGGCTTGACAAGCCATCGACACCATACGCAGGGCTAACCTTCCCTGAATGAAGGCCCGAAACCGTGTCATCAGCCGACGTAGTTATTGCGCCCGTTGCGGGCAAGAGCGACTTCAATGCGTTTATCGATCTCAGTTATCGCCTGAATAGCGAAGACCCCCATTGGGTGCCGCCGCTGCGGGCCGAAGTGATCGAATTGCTGACACCGGGCAAGAACCCGTTCCATGAACATGCCAAGGTCCAGCTGTTCCTCGCTCGTCGCGCGGGCAAGGTCGTCGGGCGCATATCTGCACACTACGACGAACTCGCGCTGACGCAGCCCGTGGAGCAGGGCATGGGGCCCGGCACTGGCAACTGGGGCATGTTCGAAGCTGAGGACGAAGCGGTCGCCCACGCCCTGATCGCGCGGGCGGAAGAATGGCTGCGCGAACAGGGCATGACCCGCATCCTCGCACCGATCAGCCTGTCGATCTGGGAAGAACCCGGCCTGCTGGTGCACGGCCACGATCATTCGCCCATGGTCATGATGGGCCACAACCTGCCGCAGTATGAAGGCTGGGTTGAAGGCGCCGGCTACCAGGTGGCCAAGCGCCTGTTGACTTATGATGTGCTGGTCCAGGACGGCTTCCCGCCCCTGATCAACCGCATCGTCGCGCTGGGTGAAAAGAACGCCAGCATCAAGGTGCGCCCGGTCGACAAGAAGCAGATGCAGCGCGAGACGGCGATCATCCTCGACATCCTCAACGACGCCTGGTCGAAGAACTGGGGCTTCGTGCCCTTTACTGAGACCGAGAAGGTCTACGGCGCCAAGAAGCTCGCGCCGATGATCATCGAAGGCACCAACATGATCGCCGAGATCGACGGCGAGCCGGTGGCCTTCATGCTCTCGCTTCCCGATGTGAACGCCAAGCTCAAGACGATGGGCGGCAAGCTGTTCCCGTTCAACTGGGCGAAGCTCCTGTGGTGGCTGCGCAATCCTCAGAGCGAGGGTTTTCGCGTGCCGCTGATGGGCGTGGTCACCAAGCTGCAGAACTCGCGCATGGCCAGCCAGCTGGCTTTCATGATGATCGAGTACATCCGCCGCTATGCCGTGGCCAATCACGGCGTGAAGCGGGCCGAGGTTGGTTGGGTCCTGGAGGATAACCAGGGCATGGTCGCGATCGCCGATGCCATCGGCAGCAAGATGAATCGCGAATACCGGATCTATTCGAAGGACCTGTAGCCCCGGCCCTGCGACGGGACGTGGAACCGTGGTATGGTGCTTGTCGTTAGAAGAGGCGGGCGAGAAAATGTCGGCCCGCCAGGGACAGACATGCGCCGCGGAAAGTCAAAAAAGGTTACCAAGCCCAGGCTGGGTCGAGTGCTGGTGGTCGAGGATGACTCGATCCTGGCTCTCTCGATCGAGACCGCGCTCCTCGATGCGGGGGCGGCGGAAGTCGTCATTTGCCCCAGCATCGCCCTCACCATGGATGCGCTCGAGCAGGGACCTGCCGAGGCCATCGTGCTGGATGTCCACCTGACCGACCGCGACGACGGTTGGGCGATTGCCGAGCTGGTCGATCTAATCGGACCCAAGCCTCCGCGGATCGTGTTCTCGACCGGGGCGCCGCAGGACATTCCCCCCGAGATCGCCGAAATGGGTCCGATCTTTGAGAAGCCTTACGATCCGGCGCGCCTGGTCGAGGTTCTGGTGAGCGACAAAGAAGGCCTGTTCGACCGCCTCCGCAACGTCATTTCGTAGGTCACCCGACACCAACGCAACGTTAGCCCTCTCCCCATGGGAGAGGGTTGGGTGAGGGTGACTGGCGCAATACCCACAGGCCCTCACCCTTCACGCCTGACGGCGCTCCTCCCTCTCCCCGGGGAAGAGGGCCAGTCGCAGAAGAAGGCTGAATTCGGCCCCGCGCGGACCCCATGAAAAAAGGCCTCCGCCGTTTCGGGCGGAGGCCTTTCGGGATCGTATCACCAGCCGCTTGGACGGGAGGGGGGGTCTCGGCGGTGACATCTCCTCAATGAGCAGGCAGGGCGGTAGTTCCCAGCGCCGAAAAATTTTTTCACGCCCGATGCCGCTTGCCTATGGTGCTCCGGAGGGTCATTCTCCGACAGGCGTTAGGCTGTTAATGTGACATCCATTCCCCGGCGGCCATCCCGGAACCAGTGCCGCCGCCGCACGTTTCTACGCACGATGCCTAACGGGAAGGGGTTTTATGTCGATTGGGGCTGAAGTAGCCGCTCATCTTCCATTTCTTCGTCGCTATGCGCGCGCGCTTACGGGCTCGCAGTCGACAGGCGATGCATTTGTCCGCGCCACGTTGGAGGCCGCCTTGGCCGACGACGATCTGGCCGAGTCGCTACGCGCGGGGCGGGTTCCGCTCTACCGTGCTTTCACCAAAGTCTGGTCGAGCGCCTATCTTGAGGTGGCTGACGACAATTCGAACCGTGGCCTTCACGAAAGTGCCGCCCAGGAACAGCTGCGCCGGATCACCCCGGTCAACCGCCAGGCCCTGCTGCTGACCACGGTCGAGGATTTCTCGCCCGGCGAAGCGGCCAGGATCATGGAAATCGGCGAAGACGATGTCGACACACTGGTCCAGGAAGCCGTCGAGGAAATCGAAAGCGAGACTACTACCAGCGTGCTCATCATCGAGGACGAGCCTCTGATCTCGATGCAACTCGAGGATCTCGTTCGCTCGCTCGGGCACGACATCTGCGGCACGGCCGCTACCCGCACGCAGGCCCAGAAGGTCGTTTCGGAAAACACGCCGGGATTGGTGCTGGCTGATATCCAGCTGGCCGATGGTTCATCGGGTCTCGATGCGGTGGACGACATTCTCGCCATCGACAGTGTGCCGGTGATTTTCATCACGGCCTACCCGGAAAGACTGCTTACCGGTGACCGGCCGGAGCCGACTTATCTGATCACTAAGCCGTTCCAGGAAGACACCGTGCGCGCGGCGATCAGTCAGGCGCTATTCTTCGGTTCCAGTCGCCCGCTTTCTTGATAGACAGGCGGGCGATGGCCCGCCTGAAACTCAAGATCCAGCTCTACTGTGGCGATGAGATCGCCATGGGTCCGGGCAAGGCTGACTTGCTCGATGCCATAACTCGCGAGGGTTCGATCTCGGGCGCCGGGCGTGCGCTTGGCATGAGCTATCGTCGTGCCTGGCTCCTGGTCGACACGATGAACCGCTGCTTCCGCTCGCCCCTGGTGGAAACCCACCCGGGAGGCGGACAGGCGGCGGGCGCGAAGCTGACGGAGGAGGGCGAACGCGCTCTTGCCGCCTATCGCTCGCTGTCTGAGCAGGTCGAGGGCGGGGTTCCCGGCACGAGTTTCGAAACGCTCGAAACCTCGATCCGCCGGGCCCCGCTCACGCGCGACTGATCAGGGCGCGATCAGCACCTTGCACTGACCGCTGCGCTGCTTGAGGCTTTCGAAAATCGCGGGCGTGTCGGCCAGCGAGATCGTGTCGGTCACCAAGAGACGCGGCTCGATCGCGCCGCTGGCCAAAGCCTCAAGCGAGGCCTCGTATTCCTGGCGGGTGAAGAAGGCGCTGGTGACGAGGCGCACTTCCTTCGACAGCATGGCGAAGCTGTTGAAGGTGTCGGGGCGGGTGCAAAGGCCGAGCAACAGGATCGTCCCGCGGTTGCGCACCTGGCTCACGGCCTGGTCGATCAGGCCGGGAATACCCACGCATTCGAACACTACGTCGGCCTTGCCGCCGAGCTCACGCTCAGCGCCGCCGATCGGGTCCTGCGGATCGACCACGAATACGTCCGCGCCCATGCCGAGCGCGCGGTCCTGCTGGAACTCGGCGATGTCTTGCACCGCGACCCGCGCGGCGCCCATGCGCTTGGCCCAGAACGCGACCGCCAGGCCGATGGGTCCCCCTCCGACGACGAGGACCTTGTCGCCCGCCTTCATGCCCGACAGGTTCACCCCGTGCAGTGCTACGGCTAGCGGCTCAATGATCGCGCCATCGGCCAGCGAGACGTCGGCCGGCAGCTTCACGCACTGGTTCGGACGAGTGACGGCGAACTCGGCATAGCCGCCGCCCTGGAGGCCGAAGTGCTCGCACCACTGGACCTCGCCCTTGCGGCAATGCGCGCACTGGCCACAGCTCACCAGCGGAATGACCGAGACGAGATCGCCGGTCTTCAATCCCTCGGTGTCGCGCCCGAGGGCTACGACCTCGCCGGCGAATTCGTGGCCCAGCACGTCGCCGTGCTTGCAGCCATAGGCAGCGTCCTCGGTCATATGCAGGTCGGAGCCGCAGATGCCGCAGCGGCCGACTTTGACTACGACTTGCCCGGTGCCGGGCGTTGGGTCGGGGAGGGTCTCAAACGCGAGTGGCGCGTGCAGCGCCTGGAAGGTTACGGCTTTCATCTTAGTCGTTCAGCGGCTTCACCGGTCCTAGTTGCATCCCGCCATCGATCATGACGTGGGCGCCGGTCATGTAGCTGCCCGCGTCGGAGGCGAGCAACAGGGCGAGCGGCTTGATCTGGTAGGTCTCGGCCATGCGGCCGACCGGGACCAGTTCATCCCACGCGGCCTTGGCCGCCGGGTTCTTCTTCACCCAGCCGTCGCCGATGTTGGTCACGAACGGGCCAGGAGCGATGGCGTTCACGCGGATGCCGTAGGCGGCAAGCTCGTAAGCGGCATGGCGCATGAAGTGCTTCACGCCGGCCTTGGCCGCCATGTAGGGCACCCCGACAATCGCCTCGTTGACCTCGGCCGCGTTGGAGCTGGTGATGACGATGCTGCCGCCGCGACGTTCCTTGTTGGCCTTCATCACCCGCGACGCTTCGCGCACGGTGTGGAACACGCCGTTGAGGTTGATGCCGATCGACTTGTACCAACGGTCGGGGTCGTAGACGTCGATCTGGCCATCCGGATTGCGGTTGCCCTCGGGCGTCCAGAAGCCGTTGCCGACGTCGAGCCCGGCGTTCGCGAAGGCGATGTCGCAGCCACCGTAGGCGTGGACATGTTCGTCGAACACCTTGGCGACCTGATCGAGCTTCGACACGTCGCAGACCCCGAACCGGGCCACATAGCCTTCGTTGACCAGCCGCTGCGCCTCGCGCGCGGCGCCTTCGGCGTCGATGTCGGCCAGCGTTACCTTGGCACCGGCTTCGGCCA
Above is a genomic segment from Altererythrobacter sp. Root672 containing:
- a CDS encoding PHA/PHB synthase family protein; its protein translation is MAQTDDSTPSAGDMFTEMLRIQGETARQMIQAFLPEAASAVPADSEIRDWGESAQKLQAMWLQFHEQQASAAFGPDMPVPLFIDPAEWMGLMQGWYQQMPLLDPRRQEKLFLDGMALWEDVLAQYGLGPKGEGHPSAEPHLPRTDKRFADEAWREQPVFALIHQTYLLLAERVLEAVDAVEGLSEQEREQLRFATRNVLDAMSPSNFPLMNPVVLERTIETHGENLTKGMERLARDIERGQLTHTDGAQFHLGENIACTPGKVVHESELFQLIQYSPTTEEVLAAPLVIFPPWINRFYILDLNPKKSFVKWAVEQGLTVFMVSWRSADESLADITWDDYVRAQIEAIDVIRERLGVPGVHAIGYCVAGTTLAATLSILAQRGQEDKVASATFLTAQVDFERAGDLKLFVDDTQLDLIRQASKGGYLDGRYMAATFNLLRGTDLIWNYVVNHYLLGEDYPAFDLLYWNGDVTNLPAKWHEAYLRDCYRDNLLVEPGALEADGTPIDLRLIKTPAYVQAGREDHIAPPESVFRLHDYLSGPVRFVLAGSGHIAGVVNPPSAGKYQYWTGDLADSLEAFVEGATEHPGSWWTDWLAWLEQQGDAKVPAKGKRAPGGKGDKVIEDAPGRYVAQR
- a CDS encoding fatty acid desaturase family protein — its product is MNAHDSMTGPGDAPAQPSARAKTTGKADDMVLLRTAAEVTRDIGTARPDIYWPDMLISAALGYAALAGAILIDNTALAVVSGIVSILALYRALLFIHELTHIHRNALPGFRLAWNLVVGIPLLTPSLMYENVHTLHHARTRYGTAEDPEYLPLALMKPWSLPLFIFVALLAPVAFLIRSAILVPLGAIIPPVRKLVWEKFSALSINPDFRRRPAEGEFARQVFWQELGASVWAIALIATVFAFGWRPLAIALIVLSGVAVFNQLRTLVAHLWENEGEAMSVTAQYLDSVNVPPPSPLAVLWAPVGLRYHALHHLLPSLPYHSLGEAHRRLKERFGTDSTYAGANHPGMFVLVARIARSTMVRGGDRGSPKRAEAA
- the lptG gene encoding LPS export ABC transporter permease LptG, translating into MQFDFFPSKTLTWYLGKTFLVRILAVLIMLVLVLMMLDLLSNTAKILAYQGNGQAEVLKYVGLRVPQLIARFLPYSVLLATILTLATFNQNSEVIAMKAAGLSAHQILAPLILVALGIAVISFGFNERVVTRASATLKAWEANDYGPVPDDPTLRANIYLNDGNDVLLASSISGTGKDTVMQGVSFYERDDSGMIVRQLRAPVGKFADPGWRLEGVRQFDVDTAEARDLAEPVVVAPGITLAQIAQRKVDPDAESVMELRRSIQALDSAGRRTAELKGKWWHKFSGPLSSVLMPLLGAVAGFGLARSGHLLARAIIGMALGFAFFVVDNAALAMGSFGGYPPLLAAWAPFVLFFLLGETVLIRTEE
- the phaP gene encoding TIGR01841 family phasin (Members of this family are phasins (small proteins associated with inclusions such as PHA granules). Note that several different families of phasins have been named PhaP despite very little sequence similarity to each other.), encoding MADSPDEAAKSAEKAYEAAAAEVKPVEVAKAPVEAAPKPTPAPVELKSVEAKEIAAPKKPTPAKPAVAPVKIKKTAPKRLTADAKAKAAKRAVRVAKAAAAPAPVKVLKPKPTVTELKEKIMATAKTPDFAKPFADAFGEIQTKAQAAYEKSGEAVAELTEFTKGNVEAIVESSKILATGAQTLGKTYVEEAKSAYETATADVKELAAVKSPTELFQLQSKILRRNFEAFVATGSKNTEAVLKLSKDSFAPLSGRVNLAAEKLAKVA
- the clpS gene encoding ATP-dependent Clp protease adapter ClpS, whose amino-acid sequence is MHRTRQTFSLQGPPLREIVRAAGQDDDPFGGDGDGQIGVATRTRAKSKKPSQYKVLMLNDDYTPMEFVVMVLKRFFRMDLEQATRVMLHVHQRGVGVCGVYPYEVAETKVTQVMDFARQNQHPLQCTLEKA
- a CDS encoding LptF/LptG family permease, coding for MTFFTAIDRYVFRLVLMPMIGVFLLAASLLMLEKMLRLMEFVSSEGGPVRVVFKMLVNLVPEYAGLAIPLGLMLGILFAFRKLATTSELDVLRAVGWSYTRLLRVPYLITLLLMAVNFVIVGYLQPLARYSYAQMEFELRSGALGAAIKVGEFTAIEDRVALRIEESQDDGRRLMGIFARVADDKGQVLSISAREGRFLANRENRNTIIFRLEDGTIIQDIPGKSPRVLSFTQHDLPIDLPAIERFRARGDENREYLLPELMHIGWSDQSTSVQRAGGQANFNYRLVEVIMMLMLPLMAVALAIPPKRSTSALGVFVSIVLVVAYHKVNQYGASVAELGRVNPLLALWGPFVLFGGLIGWMYYRVAFVPGGQAIGALEAAYAKLARRIRDLLKRRERLREAREQAAALGEEPARAV